The Gymnogyps californianus isolate 813 chromosome 15, ASM1813914v2, whole genome shotgun sequence genome includes the window CAGATGTCCTTATCTCCCATTACAGCACCATCGGGCAGCTGCCTCCGTTCGCTCAAGCCCCATGCTTCGCCCATGAAGCTTCTGGACCACGCGTGGAGCATTCGGCGCCCAACACACGGCTGCTTGTCCCATCAGCAGCGAGGGACCAAGCTGGGCGGCCTGCGTGTGacaggggagggcagggccgAGGGCAAGGCCACTCCGGTGCCCAAAACCAGCCGTACTTTGATGGGAAAGCACGCTCGGGGACACTAAAGCGTGGCCGACACCACGCAGTGGCTGGGAGCGTTGCACGTCATGTggaaacgggggggggggggggggggggggggagggaaaaataccaaaattagcagcccctccccggcccccagGTTCACCCTGTCCCCTCACAGGCCTGAGGAGGGGCACACGCCACTCCCTCACCGCCACGGGTGGGGTTTCCTGCCGTGTGACATTCCCCTCCCATGACGGGAGCCAGTGTAGAACGGGCAGAAGCCGGCCgaggcggccgggccgggggaaGCGGCTCAGCCCCGAGGCCGGCGAGGGGCGATGTCCCTGAGCAGAGCGGGGGCACTGGAGATGGCGCCTCCCCGGGCGCGAgcgccgcgggcgggcgggcacgGGTAATGGCGGCGCGGCGCTGAAGGGAGGGGACGGCCGCGGCCGCTCTGCGCCATCTCCCCGCGCCGCGGGCCGGCggcggagggaggggaaaggcgCCGCTtccgccgcggcggggcgggcccgggcggagagcggcggcgcggcggcgggaaCCTCTCCTCAGCCTCGGCCCGGCCGTGGGGGCTGTTGTCTCCCTCAGGAAGCGCCGAGGCCTGCGGGGCCCGGGGGGGAAGCGGGGCTCGGGGTCGCCCCCTCGGTCCCAGCGACCGGGAGGCTGCGAGGGAGGGCACGGCACGGCGGGTCGGGCGCGGGGGCCGGCTGCTCCATAGGTGCGATCACTGTTAAACCACGATTTGCACGAAACCCTGTAAATGGCGGCTTGTTCGTGCGGGGGGTGCAGGCCGTTGCTGCGGGGCAGTTAAATTTCCCCTCCCAGTCAGGGATGTGGGGTGTTGACTGTTGTTcttgcacagacacacacctCCGGATGCTTTTGTGCTCTGAAATTAACTTAGTCCTGGGTATTTGAAATGAAGGGAAGGATTCGGGCTTTTTATAGCCCGTGGTCCGTGTTTTTAATctaatgttattttattgttattgttcttttgttgttctttttctgcagcGATGGAAGCGAGTCCCATCGTGACGTCCAAGCAGCGAGAGGAGGTGGTACACGGGGTGCCAACAGAGGTGGTGTGCACGGCGTTCTCCAACTCTGTCCTTGTGGTAGTCACACAGTACGGCAAGATGGGGACGATCGTCTACGTGGACCCCAACACAATCGGTGACAACGTGGGCAGGCCCTCACTCACCACAAAGGTGCTACTGGGCAAGGATGAGGTGAGGGCGGATATACAGCACACAGGCAGCAAGGATAAGGGGGAAATGTAGTAGGTGGGGCTGTGCAAGTTGCCAGGGAGTTGATGAATCACAGCAGCTAAGCGGTGTTTGCACAGTGGTaaggttaatttaaaaatctcttctgagGAAAGAGGGGTTCATCAGAAAAGTATGTGTGCTCGTCTGCTCTTTGACGTAACAAAAGTTCAACTGTGAGCGGTCTGGGGATCTGTTATTTTGTGTCCTACAGGATATGGATTGTTTCGCCGTGTTTATGGAAGGTTTGATAAAGCTGCTGTTGATTTAAGGGTTGCAAGATCAAACATGCAGCCTTTGATAACCTTTTTCAGGTTTCTGTTCCAGTGagtttgtcttccttttcaagTCCCTTTTCTCGTGCCCTGCTCCCCCCAATCTATGCCAGCCCCATAATGGACTTTAGTTGCCCTCTCCCAAGTGTGCCTGCCAGCACCTACCCTTGATaaagtttaatttgttttgcttccacAAAATGAGTTTTTATCGACCATTTCACAAAgctggagagaaagcagaagaaaatgtatttcgCAAAGCATCAACTAGTCaagcattaaaacagaaagttaCAGACCTAGAAGATTATGAGGCTTTCCATCAGGGTTGGAGCTATCAAATATTACTTGCTAACCTTAACTAGAAAAACTCTAGCAACACAAGTTCCTGATTCTATCTGCGGCTTCCCCTTACGGGGTTTTTATTCTTCAGCAATAGCCTTCCTTCTCTGGATGGGAGATGCTTTGCTTTCCCTGGCATGATGTCTGCTAATTCTGACCACGTCCACCCCCAAGctgttcttgtgttttatttggaaatggGAAGTGCCTTTGTTTACTTTGTTgcatagtatttttaaatcattttatcaACTTTATCGATCTAAACTTTAAGAAAGGGCTTTCACTAGTTTGCTGCCTTCCTGCTTGTCACTGTTAACATCCCCGTTTGGGATGGTGCACGCTTCCAGACCGTACTGGTAGCTAAAATCAAGCAAACTCATCCTTCTGATAAATACATAACTGTGGGTGTAAGTAAAACCTAGACAAGCTGGATGTTCTTGTTAAAGAAACCTCATTAAGaggttatattccttttcgtcCCTCCTTCAGCCTCAccacttatttctgtttttcattattctgttAAAATCAAAAACAACATGTCATTTACACATGGCATGCAAAGAGTGTGTATATAACACCATTTTGGGGTCTCTAGGAATTgcaaaaaataacagtttttttccagagcttGTCAGCGGAACATACCTTCTTCAGcaacaagtttttaaaagaaaattgagactTCTTCAGAAATCCGGCTGTGATGGAAATAGAGGCATTCTGATCCATGGTTTTTCATATAATTTGATATTTGGTGACGTAGTTTGGGTGGGAGGATTAGTGGAAGGAAAGATTCTCTGTACTGACTTTCCAAGTTTTCCAAACTGGTGCAAAACTCGATTCAAGTGCAGCTCCAGTTATGTTGTTTCAGGGTGGTTTGGGTGGCTGTCACTCATGGGTCCAAACTCTTCCCTTTTAAGCTGTTTGGGAAGGTGCTTTCTAAAGTTCCCCGTACTGTGGCTTGGCTTTGCTGACCAGCCAAACTGCGTGTCTGTTCCCAGTCACGTTGGAACCGCTCAGCAAACTGCACGCTCAGTCCGAGTCCAGTATCGACAGGTTCTCGACACGCTCCATGTCATTGCAGGACTCTTCCTCTCCTAACTCGTGTGGGAGGGCTCTCCCAGCTGTAAGAGCGTACATCTGTATACCTTTGCTTTTCAGCCCCTCGTTCATGTTTGTGCCAAAAACCTGGTGGCGTTCGTGTCTCAGGAGGCTGGGAACAAACCTGTTCTTCTCGCCATGGCTTTAAAGGACAAGACGATGGAAGGAATACAAGCTCTACGGGAAGTGATCCGAAGTTGCCAAGTGTGGTGAAGTTGTGCCATCTGGATTCAAGGAAATGATCTTGAGTCCATGACTCATCACCACTTATTTAAAAggacaagaaatgaaaatgatggaatgtctttgtgctggttttggatgtACTGAGGAATTTCATGAATTTTTCTCTACTGTGTAGAacatttgtgggttttgttaCTGTGACAGGTTTGCAGTCCATATAGTCACTGATGAGACAGGAACAATTGTCTCAACGTACAAgagaagtattatttttatcacattgGGTGGGATGTATATTTGGGAAACAGCATGGCTCTGCGTTTGTGTCCTGAGGAGTAATAGATGCCAAGCTCTGTAGCTATGCTGTACCGCAAAGGGGGAACACCCAGTGCAGAgtgaataaaagaaacattGACAAATCTAATtttacctgttttcttttttgctctgTGAAAATCACTTCAATTGAAATACAAGCCTCAGTAACAAATCAACAGCAGTTGCATAATAGGAAAGATTTTCTTGCCTGTTCTTAAGGAAATGAGTCTTTTATGACTGCTTTTGTCCTTATGTCAGTCCCTTTCCTGATGTAGTCTGAATCCATTTTCCACTTTCACTCTGATTTTAAAGAGAGGCAGATAATTATGCTCTGCAAATTTCATGAAAGCTGACATCAGGGTGGAAGACAGGAACCCAAATTAGTGgtgagaaaaagacaaaataacagCTCCTTATGGATTACATGGTACCAGCACATCGGAGAGGCAGCACATACATAGCTTGGACCACCTGCAACGAGCTGTCCCTCTCCTAAAGCACCTGGCGTAGGAGACGCGGGGACAgaagggtttgggggggttaCACAGGGGTGTTTCTCCCGAGTCTGTTGGAAAAAAGTGTTAGATGAAGTCATTTGAGTTGATGCAATGCTCAATAGCCAAACTTTTGCCATTTGCTTGGAAAGCAcatttgtttttaccttttcttgtaaaaaataACACCAAGTAGTAAATTTTAAAGTGAGCTGTTACACGCTTTTGTCAGTTAGTGAACGTGACTGAGCAGACAGAGGCCAGGTCTTGGATTCCGGGCAGAGAGGACTTGTGCTGTGTTAAGACCCATTGATATCAGCAGTATCAGCACAGAGCCTGTGCCTGTCCCACATAGATCCAGTTTCTGCGTCATTTCTATTGCTAAAAAATCCcctaaaagcagaaaatgcatttcGAAAGGACTCTTTTCTCTGAAGTAAGGGTTATTTGCAGTATTGAAGGGATTATGAGAAatgaaacttcttttaaaagtacatcCAAACACTGCGGCCTTGTAGCTGCCCTTGACAAGAAATTTCATCTAAGAATAATCTTCCAAACTGTGCTTCCAAGAATCAAAGATTTGCATCTGTCAGAAGTCCAAATTTTCCCTcttctacacttttttttttttttttttgtcgtcTAGGAGGGCTGAGAGAGGCGTGTGGAATTTGTTAATGTTGATCCTGGTTTGCTGGCAGGGGTTCTTTCCCGACACAAAATTCAATGTATTTTCCAAATCCTGGTGCTCTTATGGTGTCCGTAGCTCCAGCAACTTGTGGAAACCATAAAATAATTAGCAAATTGAATGTAAATCACGTCTTCCATCATAGTGACATGGTGGCATACCACCGTTATGCCCCAAAGACCTGAGTGTTACTACCTAAAAGCCAACCACGAGTTAACCACCTTCATTTCCTGGCTCTGTGTGCCACGAGGTCTGCACAGGGTGGCAGGTAAAGAAAGGACATGGAGATCTCTCCCATTTGATGCTCAGAGCCAGGACAGACTTATCTTGCTGCCTTTCCACGGGCGATAAATTAGACCATGAGCAATTGGTCCTTCAACTTTGCTCCTCTGCTCTATAGTAAACCAGGGAGAAGGCCTGCCCCAAAAAACATTCACAAGTCTGCCGGTAGcaccagctgcctgccttttgGTCATCACTATCCTCCAGGTAAGGATTCATTCCCAAATGCAAGAAAACCCGCCTTTGCCACCCAGGTAGAGCTCCCACCCGTGACCGCAGGACGTGCGCCGGGCTGGGGGCAGCGGCGTCGGGCTGCACCGTGGCTTTCCATCCGTGTTTGCTTTCCGGGCGTGGGTGCCGAGCACGGCAGACTGGAAAGGTAAGTTCGCTAGCTCTTCCGCAGGAGGCAAAGCCCGACCTGCTGCTCCGGCTCCCGCAGAGCCCAGGGTGCAGCGAGGGTGAGCGGGGCTCTGGCAGGGCCCACTGCCagcgggcgggcagggctgggagggtgCCCGGAGGAGGAGTCTCCCGCGGGTGCAGGTGGAGGAAGGCGCAGGGGATGCGGAGGCAGGTGCGCGGCAGCCAGACCCGCTCCCGGAGGAGCCCCGCAGGGTGAGTGGGGCCCTGGGGGCGGGGGGTACACAGCAACTGGGGGCACCCCCCCCACAGAGCAGAGTTTGCCCCAGCTATCGGTCCTGAGCACCcgtgggagctgctgggagggcaGAGCCTGCTGCGAGAGCCCTGTGTGCACGTCACCCACTCCTCCGGATGGGCTTTAAGGAGGGCTTGATGCTGCCCTACCTTAATTTATAGCTATGCGCTATAGGTCCTTCCTCCTGGGTGGCCTGGGGGTGATATGGAGAGGCTGGTTGGGTAAATAACCCCCATGCCCTGGCTTTATCTGAAAGCAATCAGGAGGAAAGGCACATCTCCTGTGCTGGTGGGGCTGAGCCTGGatgctcccctccccagggtGGGGGTCAGGGATCTCTCCCCCCTTACTGGGGCACACAGCCAGCACCGTGGAGGCACTGGTGGGGGTCTGCGGGGGCTCGACTTTCCTTTCTGActgccccagccccgcaggGGCTGCTGCCGAGGTGGGGATTTGTCCCAGGTGCTTCGGGACACTGGAAGGGATGTGAGCTGGGAGTCCGGGCTCTGGCAGCTTGCGGATGGAGGGGAATCCCTGGCGAAGTGAAAAGCCCTGTTTGCAGGTGGCCTGCCTGAACACAGGTTTCACTGCTCAGTTTATCTTCTGCTCAGCGCTCACTTAGTGTCTCTAATTTCCCAGGGAGTGAGTGTAACAGGTAGAGACTGCGTGGCACTTACCTGCAAGGTGTCCGAAAACAGCCAGACTGGCTGTGGCACTGGCGCGGTCCCGTTGAGGAGCTGAGTTTTGCAGCTAACATTATTCTCTGTGTCTCCTTGCCGCCTTTGTTTTGGAAGCAAATGGCCCTCTAACTGCATTGAATTGCCGGGCTACCTTGCACAGCCGGGATCTAATTACCTCTGGAGCTGGGAGCCCTGTCTCCAAGCCGCACCgaggcttttgtttttaatgacttgCTCCGCCGCGTTCAGAGTGTGACAATGTAGGGGAGCCTGCCAGGACTGGCTGCTGGTGCCACCGTGCTCGTACTGTCATGGCTGGGAAAGCTAATAGCTGTTGGGACATCCTGGGCCAAGCATCTGTGGCACAGCGCTGGGTCGAAAACAGAGTAAATGGATCTAGCAATGAGCACAGCTCTCCGCCGTGTCCTGGGAAGCGAGCCGGATCGCGTTCTTCCCTATCACGATGCTCTGACGGAGGGAAAGCATGGCCAAATCCAGCCGTATggtcccagccagcagcagggcagccccCCAAAAGAGCAAGGAGTGATGGGGAACAGGGCACAGCCAGGCTCTCGCCTCCCTCCCCGTGCTGCGAGCTATCTCCGTCCTCCTGTTAATGTTTACAAGGCAGGTACGGCGGCGTCGCTATCTGTCCAAAGACCAGatccctccccagctctccccaggatccttcttcctgctggctggggcagggccgCAAGACGGTCGCAGGGAGGAAAAACCCGGCTCCCCGCTGCCTTCGTAACACTGTCATCGGCCCCGCTTTCCTTCCCGCCATCTCCGGCTCCACTTCCCCGCTCGCGGGCGCAGGTACGCCGGGGTGAGCTCCTGGGACCTCGCCAGCACGCTGCCGCCCCGGGCATCTCCGCTTACAGGCGGCTCCTGCCAGgcggagggggagggaaggtaTTTTTAGGGCTGTTGATCTGACACCAGCTGAGTTTCCTCTCCTGTGAGGTTGGGGTtcagggagagggcaggagaggaagccGCGGGGTGAGCtcttgctttggtttgttttctgtgtttaattGGACCGAGGTCATTCCCTACCGCTCTTATCTGTGGCAGATATTTTCTTGCCTCTCACCAGTTCAGGCGTACAGTTTTACCCCAGGCGATAGTTACCCAGCAGCTAAAATCTTTGTTTATTAACAATGCACCAAGAAGCATCTATACTGTTAGAGCTCTGCTCACGGattgttggtttggtttttttttaaaaccactatTGTTATAATTgggaaaaagcagctttgcataGATTAGCAGAAAGAAGGGCCAAACATGGCAGTTTATGCATCTGTTGGCCTTGAGATATGAAGCCGCCCTATAAATAAGAGCGTATTATTAGGTTGGTCCTTGCTGTCTGGAGCTGCAGGGTACACGATGCCCATATGCCCTGGCCACCCTCTGCGCCAGGAATGCTTGGTGCCTTGGGGCAACCAGCTTCAAGGAGGACGGACCTACTGGAGAGATGCTGGAGCGCTTCAGCATCCCCaaagggcagctgcctgctctgcctgtggcATGGCAGGCTTGCTCCCTTGTGCTTAATTTGGGTGCAGGAGGGACTGCTGGCTGCCCTTCAGGTCTCGGGGTTGGTACTGCTGGCACACCAAGACCCCCACGATCCCGAAATGGCTGAGGCTGGCCAAACAACCTGGGTGATGCCAAATCTCTGGCTTCTTGGGCAGCCTCAGGGTTTGCCCCCTAGCAGGCCACACATGACAAAAAGAGCCAAATTTGGGGGGACCACAGGCATCCCGGTGTTTTCTGGGCTCCCAAGGAGGAGGACATCAGTGTCCTGGTGGCTCGTTGGTAAGGAACTCGTTATAATCATGGGTGAGGGATGAGTTTAACCATTAAGTCTCTGGTTCCTGATGGAAAAGGGTCCTGAGCCACAAGTGTGAACTCACAGGGGCACAAATGTAGGCAAGTCTTTCCCTTTCAAGTGGGATAGTGACCCCTGagaaaacaagaagcagcaaggctgggaaggagaagcGTGTGTTTTGGGGGACATGGGGACTGCATACACCTCCTCGGAGAAAAGAGGGTCTGCTCTTGAAGGACGTTTGCATTTTCCTGCTGGGAGAAGCAGACTCAACCCTGGTGAATAGGCTGGTTTGGGTGAGGGACACCCTGGAAAAACCCTGGGGAGGAGATAGGTAACCTGTCACAGGAGGTTTGTCCACACTGTGTGGGCTGGGAAATCTGCTGGGACCTTCCCCTTCGCCAGCTTACCTCGGTCCTGCCTTCCTGCGCCGCTCCCCttgcctctccctccctgcagatGAGTAATGCCACACGTGCCTTGCCCTCTCCCACGGCACCTGGCACCCTGGGGCCCAGCACGGTGGCCAGGCTGGCCTCAGCCCCCCCATCCCTGGCCCTTGCCCTGCTCACGGCTGCCCACAACGACTCCCAGGATGGCCAGCAGCTTTTCCTGACCACGACAGCAGCGCAGGTCATCTCCAGCATCTTTGTGTGGTCGGCACTCATCGTCACCTTCCACCAGGTACGGGTTGGAGCGGAGACGGGGCTCAGTGCTGGGGTTGATGCAAGGGCAAAACTATTCATTGCCCCCAAGTTCATTGCAAATCACTCAGCTCTGGATAAATATTTCCTCCCGTTGCTGCCTGGAGCGGCTATCTCTGCTGTTGGGAGCCTGGTGCTGGCAGCTTGGGAGGGTGGACTTTGCCCACACGCTCCCCGGGTGGCTGCcagagctgggagaggctgcagggcatCAGCACTGCCCAGAGGCAAAACCCAGCGGGGTTTTTCATCTGGCACCCCAGGGTCTGTGCCTTTGGGGCACACACCACCAGCTGCCTTGAAACATACTGCCAGTGGGCATGTTTTTGAGTGCTGCACGGAtctgtgctgctgaaggcaACCCTGGGGCAAGCTGGTGCCTCCAGGCGCTGGGACGGGGCTGCACGGGCGCTGGCACAGAGGAGGGCATGCTCCTCGCACAGCCCCGGGGAAGGGACCTGGTTTCCACGTGTTTTCATGGAAGGGATTGCCCCGGGGACTGGAATGGAGCCTGTCTCATGTGTTTGTTCACCATGATGGGTCTGTGGTGGAAAGCTGGCGGTGCTCTCACCCCCGGGAGGAGGGCTGACATGGGATGagcctcctgcagccctgcggGCTGGGGGTACCTCTGGTTCCCCTCCTGACCGGTGGTAGCCACAGCTCTGCACGCCGGGCACTTTGCAGATCTACACACACCTGAGGAATTACACCGTCCCCAAGGAGCAGCGCTACATCATCCGCATCCTCTTCATCGTGCCCATCTATGCCTTCGACTCCTggctcagcctcctcctcctcggcagCCACCAGTACTATGTCTACTTCGACTCAGTGCGCGACTGCTATGAAGGTGAGCACAGCATCTCCTTGGCAGGGAGGCTGATGGCAAAGCAGGGCTCTCATCTTGCTGACCTGTGTCTCTGGAGCTTCCTGGATTGCACAAAAAGTGGCAAATCTCCATCTCTTTGACTTCCCactctcccttcctctgtgcagaggttttccccttccttttccatcggcagcagggaggggatgCCCCACTGGCAGACATGAGCTGGTGCCTTTCTGatgcctgcctgcaggctcaGAGGGACCCCAGCATCATGCTCTTGGGGAAAGAGATTTTCTGGCTGCCTTTGGGGTAGAAATGCAGTTTCTCTAAAGTGGAAGATAGATGTACCTAAGAAATTGGGGAGTTGCGGTGTTTTGAGGTGCAGGGGAAGCTCGTCAGGGTTGAGGTTGCTCTTCCACCTTGTTGCTCTCCCCCTGGGGAACAGAGGGCATGGGCATGTGTATTACTTCAGGTCTGGagtatatgaaaaataagtgaTGGGGATGTCCAAGAAAACTGTTCAGGACCTGCTCCTTGCTGGCCACCAGCCACTTGTGCTGCCCCTTAGCAATTTTGAGGTCCTTCCATGCAGATGGTCCCTGGCCATTGCACTCCTGCCTGGGCTTGTCTGGGTGTGCGTGGGGGCCAGCTCCATGGGCACTGCTGGGTCGTCTGACTGCTGCCACGTGCACGCACGGATTGTGTGTGTGCGCGGAGGAGCTGCTGCGTCTGCAACAAACCCTGTGCACATGGTGTGGCGCGTCTGACTCCGCTTGGAAGTCAGCTGGATTTGAcctgctgctcctcttgctGGGCTCCCACCCACCAGTGTCCCAAATCCTGATGCAGTGCCAGGGTGGATGAGTAAACACCTGAGCAGGAAGGAATGTGAAATGTAACAACCCCCTCGCGGATCTCCATCAGCCCTGCTGATTGTGTCTGCCCTTGCCTTGCCAGCTTTCGTGATTTACAGCTTCCTGAGCCTCTGCTTCGAGTACCTCGGAGGGGAGAGCACCATCATGACAGAGATCCGAGGGAAGCCCATTGCGTAAGTCCCAGCATCCCACGAGTTCCTCGGCCATCCACTCGCTTTCCCCATCCAGCAGCCCCAACAGCATCTCCTCGGCTTCTGCTTCCAGGTCCAGCTGCTTTTATGGGACCTGCTGCCTTCAGGGTATGTCCTACTCCATCGGGTTCCTGCGCTTCTGCAAGCAGGTGGGTACCCGACAGGGCACAtgggctctgctcccctccGACGAGGGCTCTCCAAGCGGCCGGTCCCTTCCCCGCTGCCCTGCCGAGAGGACTCTGCTTCGTTGCTCTCCCGAGAtgctctttttggtttttttttcctccgaGGGAGGCAGCTCACCCAGCTCGCCGGCacctggccagcagcagggcccCACGCTCGCTGTCCTTGCCTCTGACTCACTGCTGAGTCAGGGTCTCCTcccactgcagagctgagaTTGCCATCTCTGTCCAGTCCCAGGTTAGCCTGTACGGCTCTCTAACTCTCCAGGGCTACGCTGCGGCCTGAATCCTGGCACCTGCCTGTCCCCAAGCCACCCGGTCCTCCCTCTCAGAGTGGGTATGCTGCCTTTCAGGAGCTGCCTTTTGggagccctgctccctcccatcTGCAGACCTTGAGCTCGTTCATATTTCACCCCGCAGCGTTGGTCACTCCTGTGATGGAGAACTGCTCTgtcctctgtgcctctgtcccAGGAACAGAGGGGTTGGTTCGCGTGGAGGGGTCAGGggtggcaggagctgcagggagggtgGTGGGAGATCCCTGCTGCCCAGGGTGCACCGTGTCTCTCCCCTGTGCAGGCCACGCTGCAGTTCTGCATCGTGAAACCCCTCATGGCGATCGTCACCATCATCCTGCAGGCGTTCGGGAAGTACCACGACGGGGACTTCAAGTGAGGAtgctgggtctggctggggAGGGTGAAGGGGATAGGACGGGTCCCTGCTCCATCACAAGGGACAGGGTGTCCTGCCAGCCCCCCCGGGGAGCTGCTCCACGGGTAGTGAGAGCACAGGGAGCCCAAAGTGCCGGGGAATGGAGACTCACTGCCCCCAAATAAGACAGAGACAAAACTCCTGTGAGCCATAATAAAAGAGGTCCCACCaacagaggaaaagctgagagtggccccctgctcctcccttcctccctgcctctccttcccctcctgggCTGTGCTCTGCCCGTGGCAAAGCCACGGACTTCTTCCCCCCTGCCgtttcttccttccttgccCCCGATTGCACTCGCTTCGTTTCCCGCcgcccagggcagcagctctctctccccccacagCGTCCAAAGCGGCTACCTCTACATCACCATCATCTACAACTTCTCCGTCAGCCTGGCACTTTACGcccttttcctcttctactTCGCCACCATGGACCTGCTGCGCCCATTTGAGCCAGTCCTCAAGTTCATCACCATCAAGGCAGtcatcttcctctccttctggCAAGGTGGGTCCCACCATGGATGTCCAGCGCTTCTCCTCCCATAGCCCCACCTGACCCGGGACGCAGGACCAGAGCTGatccctctcccttcccctgcacagGGACGCTGCTTGCAATCCTGGAGAAATGTGGGGTGATCCCTGAAGTTCAGATCATCGATGGGAAGGAGGTGGGAGCTGGGACGGTGGCTGCTGG containing:
- the PSMG3 gene encoding proteasome assembly chaperone 3 codes for the protein MEASPIVTSKQREEVVHGVPTEVVCTAFSNSVLVVVTQYGKMGTIVYVDPNTIGDNVGRPSLTTKVLLGKDEPLVHVCAKNLVAFVSQEAGNKPVLLAMALKDKTMEGIQALREVIRSCQVW
- the TMEM184A gene encoding LOW QUALITY PROTEIN: transmembrane protein 184A (The sequence of the model RefSeq protein was modified relative to this genomic sequence to represent the inferred CDS: deleted 2 bases in 2 codons); translated protein: MFTRQVRRRRYLSKDQIPPSSPQDPSSCWLGRAARRSQGGKTRLPAAFVTLSSAPLSFPPSPAPLPRSRAQMSNATRALPSPTAPGTLGPSTVARLASAPPSLALALLTAAHNDSQDGQQLFLTTTAAQVISSIFVWSALIVTFHQIYTHLRNYTVPKEQRYIIRILFIVPIYAFDSWLSLLLLGSHQYYVYFDSVRDCYEAFVIYSFLSLCFEYLGGESTIMTEIRGKPIASSCFYGTCCLQGMSYSIGFLRFCKQATLQFCIVKPLMAIVTIILQAFGKYHDGDFNVQSGYLYITIIYNFSVSLALYALFLFYFATMDLLRPFEPVLKFITIKAVIFLSFWQGTLLAILEKCGVIPEVQIIDGKEVGAGTVAAGYQNFIICIEMLFASIALRYAFTCQVYREKKENSTANLAPMQSISSGLKETISPQDIVQDAIHNFSPTYQQYTQQSMQEAERKAPGENGHVASKVEGPSSRKSKNIEKRVLILSDEEL